The following are encoded together in the Actinoplanes sp. N902-109 genome:
- a CDS encoding condensation domain-containing protein: MPALAESIPLTYEQDRYLARLEASGWAHKNVQLSYEILGALDAEALLAAVRAFVTRHDALHLQIAADGHGAARQHRQPLRPGEEPIEFVQVRAASVEQFNRYAAVLLSRDRLTPWRYGHERPYAIRLLRHDEHRHALLATFQNLVFDGRAHHLFGHEIWRDYELLRRGEPVPVQAPSFVAAAHRQRSRTTAQRRERARESWRERLAFLARHQLFETGDTGRVVGGSVAATIEAAAAATFRRWCAHHRATVLQELVGAFAGALAARTGHRELGLWISMDTRTALDRDVVGMFAGTCPIVLADATADAAVVRSALRVQLARALTSQCLTAAEIAELTAQAGTARPVPREIYVNLRRFEGDHRPATASGALTLTPDAYPLRRISFQETNALHLRCTEFRDRIFLELIYDGIRADHALARTVLDDMIAIPHRLTENGKPCPTS; this comes from the coding sequence GTGCCTGCGCTAGCGGAGAGCATCCCCCTCACCTACGAGCAGGACCGCTACCTCGCCCGGCTGGAAGCCAGCGGCTGGGCGCACAAGAACGTCCAGCTGTCGTACGAGATCCTGGGCGCGCTCGACGCCGAGGCGCTGCTCGCCGCCGTCCGTGCCTTCGTCACCCGGCACGACGCGTTGCACCTGCAGATCGCGGCCGACGGCCACGGCGCTGCCCGGCAGCACCGGCAACCCCTGCGCCCCGGCGAGGAACCGATCGAGTTCGTCCAGGTCCGGGCGGCCTCGGTCGAGCAGTTCAACCGGTACGCCGCCGTCCTGCTCTCGCGCGACCGCCTGACCCCCTGGCGGTACGGGCACGAGCGCCCGTACGCCATCCGGTTGCTGCGCCACGACGAGCACCGTCACGCGTTGCTCGCCACCTTCCAGAACCTCGTGTTCGACGGGCGTGCCCACCACCTGTTCGGCCACGAGATCTGGCGCGACTACGAGCTGCTGCGCCGCGGTGAACCCGTACCGGTCCAGGCGCCCTCGTTCGTCGCGGCGGCTCACCGGCAGCGCAGCCGCACCACCGCGCAGCGGCGCGAACGCGCCCGCGAGAGCTGGCGGGAACGGCTCGCATTCCTGGCCCGCCACCAGCTGTTCGAGACCGGGGACACCGGGCGGGTCGTCGGGGGATCCGTGGCCGCCACGATCGAGGCAGCGGCCGCCGCGACGTTCCGCCGCTGGTGTGCGCACCACCGCGCCACCGTCCTGCAGGAGCTCGTCGGTGCCTTCGCCGGCGCGCTGGCCGCCCGGACCGGCCACCGTGAGCTGGGCCTGTGGATCTCCATGGACACCCGGACGGCGCTGGACCGTGATGTGGTCGGGATGTTCGCCGGGACCTGCCCGATCGTCCTGGCCGACGCGACGGCCGATGCCGCCGTCGTGCGCTCCGCGCTGCGCGTGCAACTGGCCCGGGCGCTGACCAGCCAGTGCCTCACCGCGGCGGAGATAGCCGAGCTGACGGCCCAGGCCGGGACCGCCCGGCCGGTGCCCCGCGAGATCTACGTCAACCTGCGCCGCTTCGAGGGTGACCACCGGCCCGCGACGGCCTCCGGGGCGCTGACACTCACCCCGGACGCCTACCCGTTGCGCCGCATCTCCTTCCAGGAGACCAACGCACTGCACCTGCGGTGCACGGAGTTCCGGGACCGCATCTTCCTGGAACTCATCTACGACGGCATCCGCGCCGACCACGCGCTGGCCCGCACAGTCCTCGACGACATGATCGCCATTCCGCACCGACTGACCGAGAACGGGAAACCATGTCCGACAAGCTGA
- a CDS encoding amino acid--tRNA ligase-related protein → MTEARTAPARTTTTGRFLEILDQPFYRLLVDLQDLISFETARFWRSRGVKSIHLPVTTGSISSPMGLGSDSLPVQVTIAGLPVYLADSMQFLLEYGCRLTPQGCYYIMPSFRGEQSDATHLNEFFHSEAEIPGGLEDVIAVADAYVRHLAAALLTDLAEPLRRSAAGSAHIERFLDTPSHRLSFDQAVDDLGADPAFFTFHDGWRTITRAGEQKLMDRYGPGVWLTHNDTLAVPFYQATTDGGARALNADFLLGPGEILGCGERQLTAAGLRASLDLHQVDEDDYAWYVAMKEFHPQRTSGFGLGVERFAMWALGRSDIRDLQLAERSHGTVTAP, encoded by the coding sequence ATGACCGAGGCGCGGACCGCGCCCGCCCGCACGACCACCACCGGGCGCTTCCTCGAGATCCTGGACCAGCCCTTCTACCGGCTGCTGGTGGACCTGCAGGACCTGATCAGCTTCGAGACCGCCCGATTCTGGCGCTCGCGCGGGGTCAAGTCGATCCACCTGCCGGTGACCACCGGATCGATCTCCTCCCCCATGGGCCTGGGCAGCGACTCGCTGCCCGTGCAGGTCACCATCGCCGGGCTGCCGGTCTATCTCGCGGACTCGATGCAGTTCCTGCTGGAGTACGGCTGCCGGCTCACCCCGCAGGGCTGTTACTACATCATGCCCAGCTTCCGCGGCGAGCAGTCCGACGCGACCCACCTCAACGAGTTCTTCCACAGCGAGGCCGAGATCCCGGGCGGGCTCGAGGACGTCATCGCGGTGGCCGACGCCTACGTCCGGCACCTGGCCGCCGCGCTGCTGACCGATCTCGCCGAGCCGCTGCGGCGCAGCGCCGCGGGCAGCGCGCACATCGAGCGGTTCCTGGACACCCCGTCGCACCGGCTGAGCTTCGACCAGGCCGTCGACGACCTCGGCGCGGACCCCGCGTTCTTCACCTTCCACGACGGCTGGCGCACGATCACCCGGGCCGGCGAGCAGAAGCTGATGGACCGGTACGGCCCCGGGGTGTGGCTCACCCACAACGACACGCTGGCGGTCCCGTTCTACCAGGCCACCACCGACGGCGGGGCCCGGGCGCTGAACGCCGACTTCCTGCTCGGCCCGGGCGAGATCCTGGGCTGCGGCGAACGCCAGCTCACCGCCGCCGGGCTGCGCGCCTCGCTGGACCTGCACCAGGTCGACGAGGACGACTACGCCTGGTACGTGGCGATGAAGGAGTTCCACCCGCAGCGTACGAGCGGCTTCGGCCTGGGGGTCGAGCGCTTCGCGATGTGGGCGCTCGGCCGCTCCGACATCCGCGACCTGCAGCTCGCCGAACGCTCGCACGGCACCGTCACCGCGCCGTAA
- a CDS encoding peptidase domain-containing ABC transporter produces MPGRSRFRAEALDHHRATDGLGPVLGDLPRPTGPPGPAGRRPLWRPRSRARRVPVHLQAQVSDCGAAALVSVLNYHGIAAALDDVRARTDAGRNGASARTLLDVARDFGLSGRGVRADLDALEQLPAGTILFWNFNHFVVLERAGEQYIDIVDPAHGRRRLSRSTVSESFTGVALEFDPPLTPAGRSPRATGSAPTPWHRLWSLLPHGRELALLLGVSAALTAFELALPFAAGLLVERVVGPRSPGVLPLTASLLAVLVVLYFALYLTRSFLVSKRQAVIEKRLTLGIVRHLAALPYDFFTVRSSGDLALRARSSYQLVQVLSLTAISAALDGVLIVAYLVAIAVTNLMFSLLIVVLAALQGGLLVLTWRRQAALSQEVLDRQTKAQQELVEMLESMATLKAGGMSGRAAERWSHSLVHEVNKRWQARRNLSLFVALNRTLQFAAPVLVLLLGIGSVLRGHGSLGTAISFMTLTIAVFIPLAGLFDAGAGLAAVRPTVARMDDVLSSAPEPAGLFSGAGVAEPGRIRVRAAGYRYPGAPRPTLSDVDLHVQPGQFVVLVGRSGSGKSTLGMLLAGLHLPTSGSITVDGVDLAALDRPTYRRRIGYVNQDAQLFGGSLYENVVFGADEVTAEIFTRAVQLAQVDDDVVAMPMGYDTLVAPDGHGLSGGQRQRIVLARALAKQPKLLILDEATSALDPELEKAVLRGLIDAGITLIVIAHRLTVADQADQVVVLRDGRVVETGTPHELMSTGEEYLCLR; encoded by the coding sequence ATGCCCGGCCGATCACGTTTCCGCGCCGAGGCGCTCGACCATCACCGGGCCACCGACGGGCTCGGCCCGGTGCTCGGTGACCTGCCCCGGCCCACCGGCCCGCCCGGCCCGGCCGGCCGCCGGCCACTGTGGCGCCCGCGCTCCCGGGCCCGGCGCGTCCCGGTCCACCTGCAGGCACAGGTCAGCGACTGCGGCGCCGCCGCGCTGGTCAGCGTCCTGAACTATCACGGCATCGCGGCGGCGCTGGACGATGTCCGCGCCCGCACCGACGCCGGGCGCAACGGTGCCTCCGCGCGCACCTTGCTCGACGTGGCCCGCGACTTCGGTCTGAGCGGGCGCGGGGTGCGTGCCGATCTCGACGCGCTCGAGCAGCTCCCCGCCGGCACCATCCTGTTCTGGAACTTCAACCACTTCGTCGTCCTCGAACGGGCCGGCGAGCAGTACATCGACATCGTCGACCCGGCGCACGGACGCCGGCGGCTGAGCCGGAGCACGGTCTCCGAGTCGTTCACCGGTGTGGCCCTGGAATTCGACCCGCCACTGACGCCGGCCGGCCGCAGCCCGCGCGCCACGGGGTCGGCGCCCACGCCGTGGCACCGGCTGTGGTCGCTGCTTCCCCACGGCCGGGAACTCGCGCTGCTGCTCGGCGTCTCCGCCGCCCTGACCGCGTTCGAACTCGCGCTCCCGTTCGCCGCCGGCCTGCTCGTCGAGCGGGTGGTCGGCCCCCGGTCGCCCGGTGTGCTGCCGCTCACCGCCTCCCTGCTCGCTGTGCTCGTCGTGCTGTACTTCGCGCTGTACCTGACGCGCTCGTTCCTCGTCAGCAAGCGGCAGGCGGTCATCGAGAAACGCCTCACCCTCGGCATCGTGCGCCATCTGGCGGCACTGCCCTACGACTTCTTCACCGTTCGCAGCTCCGGCGACCTGGCGCTGCGGGCCCGCTCGAGCTACCAGCTCGTCCAGGTGCTCAGCCTCACCGCGATCTCCGCGGCCCTCGACGGCGTCCTGATCGTCGCGTACCTGGTCGCCATCGCCGTGACGAACCTGATGTTCTCGCTGCTGATCGTCGTCCTGGCGGCACTGCAGGGCGGTCTGCTCGTGCTCACCTGGCGCCGGCAGGCCGCGCTGAGCCAGGAGGTCCTCGACCGGCAGACGAAAGCCCAGCAGGAACTGGTCGAGATGCTGGAGAGCATGGCCACGCTCAAGGCCGGCGGGATGTCCGGCCGGGCCGCCGAGCGGTGGTCGCACTCCCTGGTGCATGAGGTCAACAAACGGTGGCAGGCGCGCCGCAACCTGTCGCTGTTCGTCGCCCTCAACCGCACGCTGCAGTTCGCCGCCCCGGTGCTCGTCCTGCTCCTCGGTATCGGCTCGGTGCTGCGCGGCCACGGGTCGCTCGGCACTGCGATCAGCTTCATGACCTTGACCATCGCTGTCTTCATCCCGCTGGCCGGGCTGTTCGACGCCGGTGCCGGGCTCGCCGCGGTCCGCCCCACCGTCGCGCGGATGGACGACGTGCTCAGCAGCGCCCCCGAGCCGGCCGGGCTGTTCAGCGGCGCCGGGGTCGCCGAACCGGGCCGCATCCGGGTGCGGGCAGCCGGCTACCGCTACCCCGGGGCGCCCCGGCCGACCTTGAGCGACGTCGACCTGCACGTGCAACCCGGCCAGTTCGTGGTCCTGGTCGGCCGGTCGGGGTCGGGCAAGTCGACGCTGGGGATGCTGCTGGCCGGCCTGCACCTGCCCACCAGCGGCAGCATCACCGTGGACGGGGTGGACCTCGCCGCGCTCGACCGGCCGACGTACCGGCGCCGGATCGGCTATGTGAACCAGGACGCGCAACTGTTCGGCGGCTCCCTCTACGAGAACGTCGTCTTCGGAGCCGACGAGGTCACCGCCGAGATCTTCACCCGGGCGGTGCAGCTGGCCCAGGTGGACGACGACGTCGTCGCCATGCCGATGGGTTACGACACCCTGGTCGCCCCGGACGGGCACGGCCTGTCCGGCGGTCAGCGCCAGCGCATCGTCCTGGCCCGGGCCCTGGCCAAACAACCGAAGCTGCTCATCCTCGACGAGGCGACCAGCGCCCTGGACCCCGAACTCGAGAAGGCCGTCCTGCGGGGGCTGATCGACGCGGGCATCACGCTGATCGTCATCGCGCACCGGCTGACCGTTGCCGACCAGGCCGACCAGGTCGTGGTGCTGCGCGACGGCCGGGTCGTGGAGACCGGCACGCCGCACGAGCTGATGAGCACCGGTGAGGAGTACCTGTGCCTGCGCTAG
- a CDS encoding phosphopantetheine-binding protein, which produces MSDKLIDDVMAVAHSVLGPQATPDDNIYSLDGDSVTAVEMAARLEETIGREVDVELVVEAADFTDLARLLAGPATAGR; this is translated from the coding sequence ATGTCCGACAAGCTGATCGACGACGTCATGGCCGTTGCCCACAGCGTCCTCGGCCCGCAGGCCACCCCGGACGACAACATCTACTCCCTCGACGGCGACTCGGTCACAGCCGTGGAGATGGCGGCCCGGCTCGAGGAAACCATCGGCCGCGAGGTGGACGTCGAACTCGTCGTCGAGGCCGCCGACTTCACCGACCTGGCCCGGCTGCTCGCCGGGCCGGCCACGGCCGGGCGGTGA
- a CDS encoding class I adenylate-forming enzyme family protein, giving the protein MRPYLWDPWSTAATVPDRTAVVAGDEVCTFAELAGRADACAHGLHAAGLRPGAVVSTDIPAGPDFFALVLAALKHGFGLFPIGPHLLGIPMGATLLAEAGVTLHVTAGPQTPPYPYPTAPVVSWTDLIDAAGRAAPPAEPPAAGHLVYATSGTTGLPKAVVRKRPRRAYKGVAVSERYGAGLTHGPHIMANPTYHLGTLGPALYALQAGSAVVVQRDWSPAAFADLAERHAADSVMFSPDRLLDVVEARVAVERRFTVVFHGGAACPPAVKRAAIDLFGPVLLEYYGTSESVATEITTAEWLDRPGSVGRPLPGIGVDVVRDGRPVPPGELGEIRLRLRPADHDGGGSVDTGDIGSVDPAGYLFIAGRAGSSPDLLTARLENDIRGMTGVTDAAVLGGPSPACFVEHSRDTDPARLTDAITMTAAMLELPPVRIVLTASGSLPRTPSGKIARAEVSR; this is encoded by the coding sequence ATGCGCCCGTACCTGTGGGATCCCTGGTCGACTGCCGCGACGGTGCCCGACCGCACCGCGGTTGTCGCCGGCGACGAGGTGTGCACCTTCGCCGAACTCGCCGGCAGAGCCGACGCCTGTGCCCATGGCCTGCACGCCGCGGGGCTGCGGCCCGGCGCCGTCGTGTCGACGGACATCCCGGCCGGCCCGGACTTCTTCGCTCTGGTGCTGGCCGCACTCAAGCACGGCTTCGGGCTGTTCCCGATCGGGCCGCACCTGCTGGGCATCCCCATGGGCGCGACGCTGCTGGCCGAGGCCGGCGTGACGCTGCACGTCACGGCCGGGCCGCAGACGCCGCCGTACCCGTACCCGACCGCACCGGTCGTGAGCTGGACCGACCTGATCGACGCCGCCGGCCGCGCGGCCCCGCCCGCCGAACCACCGGCTGCCGGTCACCTCGTGTACGCCACCTCCGGCACCACCGGGCTGCCCAAGGCGGTGGTCCGCAAGCGGCCCCGCCGGGCGTACAAGGGCGTCGCCGTCAGCGAGCGCTACGGTGCCGGACTGACCCACGGCCCCCACATCATGGCGAACCCGACGTACCACCTGGGCACCCTGGGGCCGGCCCTGTACGCGCTGCAAGCGGGCAGCGCGGTCGTCGTGCAGCGCGACTGGTCGCCCGCCGCCTTCGCCGACCTCGCCGAGCGGCACGCCGCCGACAGCGTGATGTTCAGCCCGGACCGGTTGCTCGACGTCGTCGAGGCGCGCGTCGCCGTCGAGCGCCGCTTCACGGTGGTGTTCCACGGCGGGGCGGCCTGCCCACCGGCGGTGAAGCGCGCCGCCATCGACCTGTTCGGGCCGGTGCTGCTGGAGTACTACGGTACGTCGGAAAGCGTGGCCACCGAGATCACCACGGCGGAGTGGCTGGACCGGCCCGGATCGGTCGGCCGGCCCCTGCCCGGCATCGGTGTCGACGTCGTCCGGGACGGGCGGCCGGTGCCGCCGGGGGAGCTGGGCGAGATCCGGCTCCGGCTGCGCCCGGCCGACCACGACGGCGGCGGGTCCGTCGACACCGGCGACATCGGCTCCGTCGACCCGGCCGGATACCTGTTCATCGCCGGGCGTGCCGGCAGCTCCCCCGACCTGCTCACGGCCCGGCTGGAGAACGACATCCGGGGCATGACCGGGGTGACCGACGCCGCCGTGCTCGGCGGCCCGTCGCCGGCCTGCTTCGTGGAGCACAGCCGGGACACCGACCCGGCCCGGCTGACGGATGCGATCACGATGACCGCAGCCATGCTCGAACTACCGCCGGTGCGCATCGTCCTCACCGCCTCCGGGTCGTTGCCCCGCACCCCCAGCGGCAAGATCGCCCGCGCCGAGGTGTCCCGCTGA
- a CDS encoding cytochrome P450, protein MSESDTDSNATYARLRATTPVFWDEAAGAWFITRYADVAALLLDARLGARLSSVDLAGIPAPVRDQVGALEAFLGRWLVFSDAPYQARMRKAIAPAFVPASIAALTGVLRSHARKHLGHFVEQGGGDLVHDLTKPFALSVAGEFLGFAAADHGRLATWSGDIMGYVTAAFDPELTARAAAALHELSTWVLTSLLPRGDGPVAATLAAGTARGELTGAEAVAIVAQLLTGGVEPVSVAAAVCSAALHQQPDALARVRAGTLPLSLAVEETLRWQTPFHFAPRRVRTDFVFQGEQFRAGDRVALVLASANRDERKFSRPDVFDPFRTERGHLAFGRGGHYCMGAALARLEIEELVRALHDGLPAARSWGPAEFASSYGATELRSVPVLI, encoded by the coding sequence ATGAGTGAGTCAGACACCGATTCGAATGCCACGTATGCGCGGCTGCGGGCCACGACCCCCGTGTTCTGGGACGAGGCCGCGGGCGCCTGGTTCATCACGCGTTACGCCGATGTCGCCGCCCTGCTGCTGGATGCGCGGCTCGGTGCCCGGCTGTCCTCGGTCGACCTCGCCGGCATCCCCGCGCCGGTTCGCGACCAGGTCGGGGCGCTGGAGGCGTTCCTCGGCCGCTGGCTCGTCTTCTCCGACGCTCCGTACCAGGCCAGGATGCGCAAGGCCATCGCCCCGGCGTTCGTCCCGGCGAGCATCGCGGCACTGACCGGCGTCCTGCGGTCGCATGCCCGCAAGCACCTGGGACACTTCGTCGAGCAGGGCGGCGGCGACCTCGTCCACGACCTCACCAAGCCGTTCGCGTTGTCGGTGGCAGGCGAGTTCCTCGGGTTCGCGGCCGCCGACCACGGTCGGCTGGCCACCTGGTCCGGCGACATCATGGGGTACGTCACCGCGGCCTTCGACCCGGAGCTGACCGCCCGAGCCGCGGCGGCGCTGCACGAGCTGAGCACCTGGGTCCTGACATCGCTGCTGCCCCGGGGCGACGGCCCGGTCGCCGCCACGCTCGCGGCCGGGACGGCCCGCGGGGAGCTGACCGGCGCCGAAGCCGTGGCAATCGTGGCGCAGCTGCTGACCGGCGGGGTGGAACCGGTCAGCGTCGCCGCCGCGGTGTGCTCGGCGGCCCTGCACCAGCAACCGGACGCGCTGGCCCGGGTGCGGGCCGGGACGCTGCCGTTGAGCCTGGCGGTCGAGGAGACCCTGCGCTGGCAGACGCCGTTCCACTTCGCACCCCGGCGGGTGCGCACCGACTTCGTGTTCCAGGGCGAGCAGTTCCGCGCGGGTGACCGGGTCGCGCTGGTCCTCGCATCGGCCAACCGCGACGAGCGCAAGTTCAGCCGGCCGGACGTCTTCGACCCCTTCCGCACCGAGCGCGGACATCTCGCCTTCGGCCGCGGCGGGCACTACTGCATGGGTGCGGCGCTGGCCCGCCTCGAGATCGAGGAGCTGGTCCGGGCCCTGCACGACGGGCTGCCCGCGGCCCGTTCCTGGGGCCCGGCCGAGTTCGCGTCGTCCTACGGAGCCACGGAGTTGCGCTCCGTGCCCGTCCTGATCTGA
- a CDS encoding methionine--tRNA ligase codes for MSTPMFLSTTLPYVNGNPHLGHAFEYVQADAYARHARRRGDDVLLVSGTDENSLRNVQAARADGLAVGELVARRARTFEDLLGTLSARPDRFVRTGADPVHAAGAAELWNRIAARGDLYARDYEGMYCDGCEQFRTADELPGGRCPVHKRAPVRVTERNYFFRLSRYRDALVAALTDGRITITPASRAQEALAVLSGGLDDISVSRSARRAEGWGIPVPGDPDQVMYVWFDALTSYVNAVGGPVEVDRGARHWNDPARRVHLLGKDVLRFHAIYWPAMLLSAGLPLPSQLVVHGHITAAGQKISKTAGNGPDVAGLITRYGADPLRFYLLADFSPWADTDFTETRLTACYNTDFANGLGNLVNRVTTLLHRHRGGVVPGPGTPGTPEYALAAATRTAAGGVRDALDRFDHRQAVAHIRALSRRTDACLSERAPWHLATAGTESSDRLFDAVLHTVTGALDQLTRLIEPIVPGSAAAMAAALGRPAGGAAGSELTGRLVARPAVLFPRLEVYP; via the coding sequence ATGAGCACCCCGATGTTCCTGTCGACGACACTGCCGTACGTCAACGGCAACCCGCACCTCGGGCACGCCTTCGAATACGTCCAGGCCGATGCGTACGCCCGGCATGCCCGGCGCCGGGGCGACGACGTCCTGCTGGTCAGTGGCACCGACGAGAACAGCCTGCGCAACGTGCAGGCGGCCCGCGCCGACGGGCTGGCCGTCGGTGAGCTGGTCGCCCGGCGGGCGCGCACATTCGAGGACCTGCTGGGCACGCTGAGCGCGCGACCGGACCGGTTCGTGCGCACCGGCGCCGACCCGGTGCACGCCGCGGGGGCCGCCGAGCTGTGGAACCGCATCGCCGCACGCGGCGATCTCTACGCCCGTGACTACGAGGGGATGTACTGCGACGGCTGCGAGCAGTTCCGCACGGCCGACGAGCTGCCCGGCGGCCGATGCCCGGTGCACAAGCGAGCACCGGTGCGGGTCACCGAGCGCAACTACTTCTTCCGCCTCTCGCGCTACCGGGATGCCCTGGTGGCGGCGCTGACCGACGGGCGGATCACGATCACCCCGGCCTCGCGGGCGCAGGAGGCGCTGGCCGTGCTCAGCGGCGGGCTCGACGACATCAGCGTCTCGCGCTCGGCCCGGCGGGCCGAGGGCTGGGGCATCCCCGTACCAGGCGACCCGGACCAGGTCATGTACGTCTGGTTCGACGCCCTGACCAGCTACGTCAACGCCGTCGGCGGTCCGGTGGAGGTGGACCGCGGGGCCCGGCACTGGAACGACCCGGCGCGCCGGGTCCACCTGCTGGGCAAGGACGTCCTGCGGTTCCACGCGATCTACTGGCCGGCGATGCTGCTCTCGGCCGGGCTGCCGCTGCCCTCCCAGCTGGTCGTGCACGGGCACATCACCGCAGCGGGCCAGAAGATCAGCAAGACCGCCGGCAACGGCCCGGACGTGGCCGGCCTGATCACCCGCTACGGCGCCGACCCGCTGCGGTTCTACCTGCTGGCCGACTTCTCCCCGTGGGCGGACACCGACTTCACCGAGACCCGGCTGACCGCCTGCTACAACACCGACTTCGCCAACGGGCTCGGCAACCTCGTCAACCGGGTGACGACGCTGCTGCACCGGCACCGCGGCGGGGTCGTCCCCGGCCCCGGAACACCCGGCACGCCCGAGTACGCCCTGGCGGCGGCGACCCGGACCGCGGCCGGCGGGGTCCGGGACGCCCTCGACCGGTTCGACCACCGACAGGCCGTGGCGCACATCCGCGCGCTGAGCCGGCGTACCGATGCCTGTCTCAGCGAGCGTGCGCCCTGGCACCTGGCCACCGCCGGGACCGAGTCGTCGGATCGGCTGTTCGATGCGGTGCTGCACACCGTGACCGGCGCCCTGGACCAGCTGACGCGGCTGATCGAGCCGATCGTGCCCGGTTCCGCCGCCGCCATGGCTGCCGCCCTGGGCCGACCGGCCGGCGGCGCCGCCGGATCCGAGCTGACCGGCCGGCTCGTCGCCCGACCGGCGGTGCTGTTCCCGCGCCTGGAGGTGTACCCGTGA